The Pseudanabaena galeata CCNP1313 genome includes a region encoding these proteins:
- a CDS encoding Uma2 family endonuclease, protein MILQIPPTKIEPTISWEALPDDFVLSDDPVENIQQPTLAAALTDALGAAKLIQSDMLIGSNFGLVATVNNKIIVKAPDWFYVPKVYPVTKGTVRRSYTQNIEGEPVSVVMEFLSETECGELSVRSTPPYGKLYFYQQILQVPTYVTYDPYAPSLEVRCLENGKYNVQEPNAQGQVWIPELNLFLGIWSGERLGQSMNWLRWWDRSGNLLLWSAEQSEQQGKRADKLAAKLRELGIDPDSL, encoded by the coding sequence ATGATTCTCCAAATACCACCTACCAAAATCGAGCCAACTATTTCTTGGGAAGCTTTGCCTGATGATTTCGTTTTATCTGACGATCCTGTGGAAAATATTCAACAACCGACTCTAGCTGCTGCTCTTACTGATGCGTTAGGCGCAGCAAAACTTATACAATCAGATATGCTGATCGGTTCTAATTTTGGACTAGTTGCTACAGTAAACAACAAAATCATTGTCAAAGCTCCTGATTGGTTCTATGTGCCTAAAGTTTATCCTGTAACTAAGGGAACTGTTCGCCGCAGTTACACTCAAAATATCGAAGGCGAACCTGTTAGCGTGGTGATGGAGTTTCTATCTGAGACGGAATGCGGTGAACTCTCAGTTAGATCAACTCCTCCCTATGGCAAACTGTATTTCTATCAACAGATTCTGCAAGTGCCAACATATGTCACGTATGATCCTTATGCACCAAGTCTCGAAGTACGTTGCTTAGAAAATGGGAAATACAATGTACAGGAGCCAAATGCTCAAGGACAAGTATGGATTCCAGAACTAAATTTATTCTTAGGAATTTGGTCTGGGGAGAGGTTAGGACAGTCTATGAACTGGTTGCGCTGGTGGGATCGCTCAGGTAACTTACTGCTATGGAGTGCAGAACAGTCGGAACAGCAGGGCAAACGCGCTGATAAGTTAGCTGCTAAGTTGCGTGAACTTGGTATCGATCCTGACTCTTTGTAA
- a CDS encoding chemotaxis protein CheW → MPAISSLRSQRLSELRPDIGKQYVAFRLRLAWFILPIESIYRVIPLDKHIPKITFLGENVPIIDLGKILFGQTKAKVDNVPQLVVNGAIVASKPSLIIVHRQNEDLVGILSNSQPALQKVSQDQIVSLPPTYSQRWKVDFISSMTLPSQDFPSLFAIDSDRLISTALKKTT, encoded by the coding sequence ATGCCAGCCATTTCTTCCCTCCGATCGCAACGACTTTCAGAACTTCGACCTGATATTGGTAAGCAATATGTTGCATTTCGCTTACGTCTCGCTTGGTTTATTCTCCCGATAGAATCTATTTATCGGGTAATCCCCCTAGACAAACATATTCCTAAAATCACATTTCTCGGAGAGAATGTGCCGATTATCGATCTTGGAAAAATCCTATTTGGTCAAACTAAAGCAAAAGTAGATAATGTCCCACAGTTAGTTGTTAATGGTGCGATCGTTGCCTCCAAACCATCCTTGATTATTGTCCATCGTCAAAATGAAGATTTAGTTGGCATACTCAGTAATTCTCAACCTGCTTTGCAAAAGGTCTCACAAGATCAAATCGTGTCTCTTCCCCCAACCTATAGCCAACGCTGGAAAGTTGACTTTATCAGTTCGATGACTCTTCCTTCTCAAGATTTTCCTTCACTATTTGCGATCGACAGCGATCGCCTGATTTCGACCGCATTAAAAAAGACAACATAA
- a CDS encoding hybrid sensor histidine kinase/response regulator translates to MATNTLTDREWEVRLLFLDEVKDFLADIETEIIGLSDRGLQRSALDKILRAAHSMKGGAGMMGFMALSELAHQLEDFFKILQTGNKSTTPEIESLFLSAIDGMGKVAKIHKHRKIPPENWLQEHINSPFQQLHEILGDLSAKDEASLLSEEAGQDMRVLMFATEVDACLERLTNVLADQNSKVLREEFELTSQEFGCLGEMLELPAFSQLCGEISTALANKDHNLQEVTTAALEAWRRSQALVLVSQFQALPEHFEIAPSRLDADPDSLNTFNLGENTQEVLDSDFLHEDETISLDQSSLDLADFQDLNTEHSPVVNDPSTSEQSLDATIRIPLRQLEALSDRFGELNAERSGLRLQLKRMRDLVQLLNTRMHGLEQSNAQLRDAYDRVATSSESFIPINAVIASETLTSIKGNIKGDIKGDRFTNQSPNSESLLPYTSRFDLLEMDSYSELHVLSREIMDSVVQLQEVSSDLETALTDTEGTERELGRASRQMQTAIEQARMRMLSEVLGRFPRLLRDLSLAHGKQVELIVRGSSTLVERSVLEVLEDPLLHLIRNAFDHGIETPECRINQGKSPKGKIEIAAGYRGNQTVITVSDDGNGINFTKLRDRALQLGLSESDLDGSSETELMELIFEAGFSTADRVTELSGRGVGMDVVRSNLNVIGGSVRVETESGQGTTFILTVPVSLSIARVLLFESNGLQMAILTSAVEEILLIKDTSIYTVANQEVLDWQGYSVPLLKLGDRLHFSRPQFQSETENRPIVDEPLMLIVTRNNVPFGLQVDRYWGEQEVTIRGVQSLIAMPTGFMGCAILGGGKLVPLVDIDNLLTWAIADIDEAPSKTLTLPSERSDRRVTVLVVDDSINVRRFLAMTLEKSGYRVEQAKDGLEAMEKLRKLQTLPKSSQVSAVICDIEMPRLDGFGFLVQSRSDENCKNIPVVMLTSRSGAKHRDLAMRLGASAYFAKPFKDNELLQTLSQLVAN, encoded by the coding sequence ATGGCAACTAATACATTAACCGATCGCGAATGGGAAGTTCGATTGCTATTTCTCGACGAAGTTAAAGATTTTTTGGCGGATATAGAAACAGAAATCATTGGCTTAAGCGATCGCGGGTTGCAGCGATCGGCCCTCGATAAGATTTTGCGAGCCGCCCACTCGATGAAAGGTGGCGCGGGGATGATGGGCTTTATGGCTCTCAGCGAACTCGCTCACCAACTAGAAGACTTTTTTAAAATTTTACAAACGGGTAACAAAAGCACAACTCCTGAGATCGAAAGCCTATTTCTTAGTGCGATCGATGGGATGGGCAAGGTTGCCAAGATTCATAAGCATCGGAAAATTCCTCCAGAAAACTGGTTGCAAGAACATATTAATTCTCCCTTCCAACAACTGCATGAAATCTTAGGAGACTTATCAGCGAAGGATGAAGCGAGTTTACTTTCTGAAGAAGCAGGACAGGATATGCGTGTCCTCATGTTTGCAACGGAAGTAGATGCTTGTCTAGAAAGGTTAACCAATGTACTTGCTGATCAAAATTCAAAAGTACTAAGGGAAGAATTTGAACTTACTAGTCAAGAATTTGGCTGTTTAGGTGAAATGTTGGAATTACCAGCATTTAGCCAACTTTGTGGGGAGATTAGTACAGCCTTAGCTAATAAAGACCATAATCTTCAAGAGGTGACGACTGCGGCTCTAGAAGCTTGGAGGCGATCGCAAGCCCTTGTTTTGGTTAGTCAGTTTCAGGCTTTACCTGAGCATTTTGAAATAGCACCATCTCGCTTAGATGCAGACCCAGATTCTCTCAATACTTTTAATCTCGGCGAAAATACTCAAGAAGTATTAGACAGTGATTTTCTGCATGAAGATGAAACTATTAGTCTTGACCAATCTTCGCTCGATCTGGCGGATTTCCAAGATTTAAACACGGAACATTCCCCAGTAGTTAACGATCCTTCAACCTCTGAGCAAAGTCTAGATGCGACAATTAGGATACCTTTGCGTCAGCTAGAAGCCCTTAGCGATCGCTTTGGTGAGTTGAATGCTGAACGCAGCGGATTACGACTTCAGCTAAAACGGATGCGCGATCTAGTTCAGCTTTTAAATACGAGAATGCATGGTTTAGAGCAATCTAATGCCCAACTTAGAGACGCATATGATCGGGTGGCAACCTCCTCAGAATCTTTCATTCCGATCAATGCAGTAATTGCCTCGGAAACGCTGACAAGTATTAAGGGCAATATTAAGGGCGATATTAAAGGCGATCGCTTTACCAATCAAAGTCCAAACAGCGAATCACTTCTCCCCTATACTAGTCGCTTTGATTTATTAGAAATGGACTCCTATAGCGAGTTACATGTGCTATCACGGGAAATCATGGATAGTGTGGTGCAGTTACAGGAGGTTTCCAGCGACTTAGAAACTGCCTTAACGGATACGGAAGGCACAGAACGGGAACTGGGTCGAGCGTCTCGTCAAATGCAAACAGCGATCGAACAAGCCAGAATGCGAATGCTCAGTGAAGTATTAGGACGCTTTCCCCGACTGTTACGGGATTTGTCATTAGCTCACGGCAAACAGGTTGAACTTATCGTGCGTGGGAGTTCGACTTTAGTTGAGCGATCGGTTTTAGAAGTTTTGGAAGATCCGCTTTTACATCTAATTCGCAATGCCTTTGATCATGGCATTGAAACACCAGAATGCCGAATAAATCAGGGTAAATCGCCAAAAGGAAAGATCGAAATTGCCGCAGGATATCGTGGTAATCAAACAGTAATCACTGTCAGTGATGATGGCAATGGTATTAATTTCACCAAGCTACGCGATCGCGCTTTGCAGTTGGGATTAAGCGAGAGTGATCTTGATGGCTCTAGTGAGACTGAACTAATGGAGTTGATTTTTGAAGCAGGATTTAGTACCGCCGATCGCGTGACTGAGCTTTCAGGTCGTGGTGTTGGTATGGACGTGGTGCGCTCCAATTTGAATGTGATTGGTGGCAGCGTTCGAGTCGAAACAGAATCTGGGCAAGGAACAACTTTTATCTTGACAGTGCCAGTGTCTCTCTCAATTGCGCGAGTGCTTTTATTTGAGAGCAATGGTTTGCAGATGGCAATTCTCACTAGTGCTGTTGAAGAAATCCTCTTAATTAAAGACACTTCGATCTATACAGTTGCAAATCAAGAAGTGTTGGATTGGCAAGGCTATTCCGTGCCTTTATTAAAATTAGGCGATCGCCTACACTTCTCACGCCCACAATTCCAAAGTGAAACCGAAAACCGTCCGATTGTAGACGAACCTTTAATGCTAATTGTCACCCGCAATAACGTTCCCTTTGGATTACAAGTTGATCGTTACTGGGGTGAGCAGGAAGTAACGATCCGTGGTGTGCAAAGTTTAATCGCGATGCCAACAGGATTTATGGGTTGTGCAATTTTAGGCGGCGGCAAACTTGTGCCACTGGTGGATATTGACAACTTACTTACCTGGGCGATCGCAGATATTGACGAAGCTCCTAGCAAAACCCTGACTTTGCCATCTGAGCGAAGCGATCGACGCGTTACAGTGTTAGTCGTTGACGATTCTATTAACGTGCGTAGATTCTTAGCGATGACCTTGGAAAAATCTGGCTATCGAGTAGAACAAGCTAAGGATGGTTTGGAAGCAATGGAGAAGTTACGGAAATTACAAACATTACCGAAGAGTTCTCAAGTCAGTGCTGTCATCTGTGATATTGAAATGCCTCGTCTAGATGGATTTGGTTTCCTAGTTCAATCTCGTAGTGATGAGAATTGCAAAAATATCCCTGTGGTGATGCTCACTTCTCGCAGTGGTGCGAAACATCGAGATTTAGCAATGCGCTTAGGAGCATCGGCGTACTTTGCCAAACCTTTTAAAGACAACGAACTTCTGCAAACTTTATCTCAACTTGTAGCTAATTAA
- a CDS encoding methyl-accepting chemotaxis protein, with amino-acid sequence MVLDSRSRTDSIESINGNGASPSSNGNYATVESIDLSTSIPVAPVSKKKSIGQWWQALGLQTKTAVISVAAIAIPLIALGGFAYIYVGQNITESTRQKQAESANGLAYRVAYFMRDRYADIQVLAQLSFLTNAKARDVVSTDEQKKILSTYISSYLVYDSIAVYRLDGSLIVDVSPEPPPANISQRPYFQTVLKTDKPFISQPEPSVVTKKVSVLIAAPVKDSVTGKTIAVIRSRMQASEIEKIIKDFGDGANQYHLSESDKSFFIAKEQEQVGRNLQEDVPSLSSLIKNRELGSIDSIDLFSNNQQLVGYAPLPQLEGLPDLQWDAVVAIDSDIALQPVQQLLLILVGATGVVAILAAVLAITIAQRATKPVIDATAAVVELGKGNLETRLTVQGQDELAQLGDNINLMAGQLQDFIALQEEQKKQSEELAEKERLRSESIQRELITLLSDVEGAASGDLTVRAQISAGEIGIVADFFNAIVESLRDVVSQVKIATLQVNNSVNTNNASIRTLAQDATLQAGQLDDALQSVEQMTESIQEVASNARQAADASNLAASTAETGSIAIEQSAASILQLRQTVAETTKKVKRLGEASQQISKVVVLIDQIALKTNMLAVNASIEAARAGEEGRGFAVVAEEVGALAAQSATATKEIARIVESIQQETGEVVESMEASTLQVVEGTNKVEDARKSLSQIVDVARKVNELFQGISTATTSQVQTSQSVKQVMENLSTKSQKSSETSREVAIALQETADVASKLQASVETFKVDAA; translated from the coding sequence ATGGTTCTTGATTCACGATCTCGCACTGATAGTATTGAATCCATCAATGGCAATGGTGCAAGTCCTTCTAGCAATGGCAACTATGCCACAGTAGAGTCGATTGATTTGTCTACCTCTATTCCTGTTGCTCCTGTAAGTAAGAAAAAGTCAATCGGGCAATGGTGGCAAGCTCTAGGTTTACAAACTAAGACCGCAGTTATATCAGTTGCTGCGATCGCGATCCCTTTGATAGCACTTGGTGGATTTGCCTATATTTATGTCGGTCAAAACATTACTGAATCAACTAGACAGAAACAAGCTGAGAGTGCGAATGGGCTTGCTTATCGGGTTGCCTATTTTATGCGAGATCGCTATGCTGATATCCAAGTACTCGCTCAACTGTCGTTTCTAACTAACGCCAAAGCACGAGACGTTGTGTCAACTGACGAGCAGAAAAAAATTCTAAGTACTTACATCAGTAGCTACTTGGTGTATGACAGTATTGCTGTTTATCGATTGGATGGCAGCTTGATTGTCGATGTCAGTCCAGAACCTCCTCCTGCGAATATTTCCCAACGCCCATATTTTCAAACTGTTCTCAAAACGGACAAGCCATTTATCAGCCAACCCGAACCATCTGTTGTCACTAAGAAGGTGAGTGTTTTAATTGCGGCTCCAGTTAAGGACTCAGTGACTGGGAAAACTATTGCTGTCATTCGGTCAAGAATGCAGGCTTCTGAGATTGAGAAAATCATTAAAGACTTTGGTGATGGTGCTAACCAATATCACCTATCTGAATCTGATAAATCTTTCTTTATTGCCAAGGAGCAGGAACAAGTTGGTCGCAATTTGCAAGAAGATGTTCCTAGTTTGTCATCGCTAATCAAAAATCGTGAACTTGGCTCAATAGATTCCATTGACTTGTTTTCAAACAATCAACAATTAGTTGGATATGCACCTTTGCCACAATTAGAAGGACTACCAGATTTACAATGGGATGCAGTAGTCGCAATTGATAGTGATATTGCGCTACAACCCGTGCAGCAATTGTTGTTGATCTTAGTCGGGGCAACAGGAGTAGTGGCGATCTTAGCGGCGGTATTAGCGATCACGATCGCCCAACGCGCCACCAAACCTGTTATCGACGCAACAGCCGCAGTTGTTGAACTAGGTAAAGGTAATCTAGAAACTCGTCTCACAGTTCAGGGTCAGGATGAACTCGCCCAGTTAGGCGACAACATCAACTTGATGGCAGGTCAGTTGCAAGATTTTATTGCGTTGCAAGAAGAGCAAAAGAAGCAATCTGAAGAATTGGCAGAAAAAGAACGTTTACGTAGTGAATCAATTCAGCGTGAGTTAATCACACTACTATCTGACGTTGAAGGTGCAGCAAGTGGAGATTTAACCGTTCGCGCTCAAATCTCGGCTGGTGAAATTGGTATCGTTGCCGACTTTTTTAACGCGATCGTGGAAAGTTTGCGGGACGTTGTATCGCAAGTAAAAATTGCCACTTTGCAGGTAAACAATTCAGTAAATACTAACAATGCCTCGATTCGTACCCTAGCTCAAGATGCGACTTTACAAGCAGGACAACTTGATGATGCTCTGCAATCTGTAGAACAAATGACGGAATCAATTCAAGAAGTGGCTAGTAACGCTAGACAAGCAGCAGATGCTTCTAACTTAGCAGCGTCAACTGCTGAAACTGGTAGTATCGCGATCGAGCAATCGGCAGCCAGTATTCTGCAATTGCGCCAAACCGTAGCTGAGACTACTAAAAAGGTAAAACGACTCGGTGAAGCATCGCAACAGATTTCTAAGGTGGTTGTACTGATTGACCAAATTGCGCTCAAAACAAACATGTTGGCGGTAAACGCCAGTATTGAGGCGGCGCGTGCAGGTGAAGAAGGTCGAGGCTTTGCGGTAGTTGCGGAAGAAGTCGGCGCACTGGCTGCGCAGTCCGCGACAGCAACCAAAGAAATCGCTCGGATTGTCGAAAGCATCCAACAAGAAACTGGTGAAGTAGTAGAATCGATGGAAGCTAGTACATTACAGGTGGTTGAAGGTACTAACAAAGTCGAAGATGCACGAAAGAGTTTGAGCCAGATTGTAGATGTAGCGAGGAAGGTAAATGAACTCTTCCAAGGTATTTCGACAGCAACAACTTCACAGGTACAAACTTCACAATCAGTGAAACAGGTTATGGAAAATCTCTCGACCAAATCCCAAAAATCATCGGAAACTTCCCGCGAAGTGGCGATCGCTCTCCAAGAAACGGCAGACGTTGCTAGTAAGCTACAAGCTTCTGTGGAAACCTTTAAGGTTGATGCTGCTTAG
- a CDS encoding chemotaxis protein CheW codes for MVDLMIELREEQSQVVAGLPHLSLELERNVSAGVQLNYVRETLVLATDRFTQMPNVHPCLMGLIEHRSNVFWVLDLPQFLGFAPLDSTAIETHIAVLQIGGAFLGLGVYRIGRVLRFSETEIVSPLEFPQTKIPIESVPFLRGWLPNAEGVSKNLYVLDTEAIARFKFTA; via the coding sequence ATGGTGGACTTGATGATCGAATTACGCGAAGAACAGTCACAGGTAGTTGCAGGATTGCCACACCTTAGTTTGGAGTTAGAGCGTAATGTGTCGGCAGGGGTACAACTCAATTATGTCCGTGAAACTCTCGTACTAGCTACAGATCGCTTTACGCAAATGCCTAATGTGCATCCTTGTTTGATGGGGTTAATTGAGCATCGCAGTAACGTTTTTTGGGTGTTAGACTTACCGCAGTTTTTGGGGTTCGCACCGCTTGATTCGACTGCGATCGAGACGCATATCGCAGTCTTGCAAATCGGCGGCGCATTTCTGGGCTTAGGGGTGTATCGGATTGGGCGAGTGTTGCGGTTTAGCGAGACAGAGATTGTATCGCCCTTAGAATTTCCACAGACAAAAATCCCCATTGAGTCTGTGCCATTTTTGCGTGGTTGGCTCCCCAATGCTGAAGGGGTGAGTAAAAATCTGTATGTTTTAGATACAGAGGCGATCGCCAGATTCAAATTTACCGCATAG
- a CDS encoding response regulator transcription factor, with protein MTKVLVVEDTPSERELICEYLRQGGYSVVSACNGKEGLEKFESLQPNIVITDLVMPGMSGLEMCRAIKRVATTKVPVIACTSKDQDLDRMWALKQGVDIYLTKPFTKDDILQALRSLDLRG; from the coding sequence TTGACTAAGGTATTGGTAGTAGAAGATACGCCTTCGGAACGTGAATTAATTTGTGAGTATTTGCGTCAGGGGGGATATTCTGTCGTAAGCGCTTGTAATGGCAAAGAAGGCTTAGAAAAGTTTGAGTCTCTTCAGCCGAATATTGTTATTACCGATTTGGTAATGCCCGGAATGAGTGGTTTGGAGATGTGTCGGGCGATCAAAAGGGTGGCGACAACAAAAGTGCCTGTGATTGCTTGTACTTCCAAAGATCAAGATCTTGATCGCATGTGGGCGCTGAAGCAAGGTGTGGATATTTATCTCACCAAGCCATTTACTAAAGACGATATCTTGCAGGCATTGCGATCGCTGGATCTAAGAGGATGA
- a CDS encoding response regulator, whose protein sequence is MTTVLVVEDTASEQDLIISYLVESGYNVISATNGQEALKKIEGRKPDVVITDLVMPGMSGLELCRSLKKNPETKDVPIVACTSKNQELDKLWGMKQGIDVYVTKPFSREDILRAIRSVA, encoded by the coding sequence ATGACGACAGTACTTGTAGTAGAGGATACTGCTTCTGAGCAGGATTTGATTATTAGTTATTTAGTGGAAAGTGGTTACAACGTAATTAGTGCCACTAACGGGCAAGAAGCCCTCAAAAAAATCGAAGGGAGAAAGCCTGATGTAGTAATTACTGATTTAGTGATGCCTGGAATGAGCGGCTTAGAGCTATGTCGAAGCCTAAAAAAGAATCCTGAGACAAAAGATGTGCCGATTGTGGCATGTACTTCTAAAAATCAAGAGCTTGACAAGTTATGGGGTATGAAACAAGGAATTGATGTCTATGTTACTAAGCCCTTCTCCCGTGAGGATATCTTAAGAGCTATCCGTTCTGTAGCCTAG
- a CDS encoding response regulator: MMSADLNLDEITKEQNESARQLLKSLELSRSGCVYVVRDRIRWSFYIDRGKLVYASHSLDSFERLERHLRMLSREVPALNDKVRSQLRLMFDDPSPDNAKYKVTSEILCVEYLAILWLVNENNLSKPMAGKLVARIIQEVVEAFLCLPDGKFEGLYYEHFLKESYCGLSIDRTLEVVTKRLQEWYKLGATISSPYQRPYLVSQKIAEKRMSSETVERLGRALRGFNFCQLGALFGKDPLAIAKQLAPLVSDGSILLRAPLSPFDMLPPTYYLAPAEEQENIEKLSEVFADDISSDDDIPNISQIFPRQLSKTWKIVCIDDSESMLSIISTYLGRDDFEVTLIQDSMKALMKITSIRPNLILLDIGMPNVDGYQLCSLIRKSSVLKDIPIVMVTGNKGLIDRARARIAGATDYLTKPFVQSDLLKMIMRHLM; this comes from the coding sequence ATGATGAGTGCTGATCTTAATTTAGATGAAATAACTAAAGAGCAGAACGAATCTGCTAGGCAATTATTAAAGAGTTTAGAGTTAAGTAGATCAGGATGCGTTTATGTTGTTCGCGATCGCATTCGTTGGTCTTTTTATATTGATCGTGGGAAATTGGTCTATGCTTCCCACTCATTAGATAGTTTTGAGAGATTAGAACGACATCTGAGAATGTTGAGTAGAGAAGTCCCAGCACTTAATGACAAAGTGCGATCGCAGCTTCGGCTTATGTTTGACGATCCATCTCCAGATAATGCTAAGTACAAAGTTACAAGTGAAATTCTCTGTGTTGAATATCTTGCAATTTTGTGGCTAGTTAACGAAAACAATCTGTCTAAGCCTATGGCGGGAAAATTGGTTGCAAGGATTATTCAAGAAGTTGTCGAAGCCTTTTTGTGCTTGCCAGATGGAAAGTTTGAGGGTCTCTATTACGAACATTTTTTGAAAGAATCCTATTGTGGCTTATCGATTGATCGGACTTTAGAAGTTGTGACAAAGAGGCTCCAAGAGTGGTACAAACTTGGAGCGACGATTAGCTCCCCCTACCAACGCCCTTATTTAGTCAGCCAAAAAATTGCGGAAAAACGCATGTCATCTGAGACTGTAGAAAGACTTGGGCGAGCTTTACGTGGGTTTAACTTTTGTCAGTTGGGTGCATTATTTGGTAAAGATCCATTGGCGATCGCTAAGCAGCTTGCTCCGCTCGTTAGTGACGGCTCTATTTTACTAAGAGCTCCTTTGTCTCCTTTTGATATGTTGCCTCCTACCTATTATCTAGCACCTGCTGAAGAGCAAGAAAATATCGAAAAACTTTCAGAGGTTTTTGCGGATGACATTAGCTCAGATGATGATATACCTAACATTTCACAAATTTTTCCACGTCAATTATCAAAAACTTGGAAGATCGTCTGTATCGATGACAGTGAATCAATGCTCAGTATCATTAGTACATACTTAGGTCGTGATGATTTTGAAGTTACGTTGATTCAGGATTCCATGAAAGCCTTGATGAAAATCACTTCAATCCGTCCCAATCTGATCTTGCTAGATATCGGAATGCCTAATGTTGATGGCTATCAACTTTGTAGTCTAATTCGTAAGTCTTCGGTTTTAAAAGATATTCCGATTGTAATGGTGACAGGCAATAAAGGATTGATAGATCGCGCACGCGCAAGGATCGCAGGCGCAACAGATTATTTGACCAAACCCTTTGTTCAATCTGATTTACTGAAAATGATCATGCGTCATTTGATGTGA
- a CDS encoding YdcF family protein — MSLFLSKLLPLFFYPLGLSSVLITIALTILLWQSKRSRNTTNSSRLISLFQKNRFASALIGIALVILLLSSNEIFSKWLVRSLEWQYLPSADIPQAEAIVILGGGTRPRIAPRPWYEVNEAGDRILYGSWLYKQGKAPLIIVTGGRAEWLGDGGNPESEDMAAIAEFLGVPSRAIIQESQSFNTRDNAVNTKQILAQRGINKILLVTSALHMPRSMEIFRKIGIESIAVPTDFLSVQNENSKGLAAVLDLLPAVDALRNTTNAIKEYIGLLVYQLAGWA; from the coding sequence GTGTCGCTTTTTTTATCAAAACTTCTGCCGCTGTTCTTCTATCCGCTTGGGTTATCGAGTGTATTAATTACGATCGCCTTAACAATTTTGCTATGGCAATCCAAACGATCTCGCAATACGACTAACTCTAGTAGATTAATCAGCCTCTTTCAAAAAAATCGTTTTGCCTCAGCCCTTATCGGCATCGCGCTCGTAATTTTATTGCTGAGCAGCAATGAAATTTTTTCTAAGTGGTTAGTGCGATCGCTGGAATGGCAATATTTGCCGAGTGCAGATATCCCCCAAGCTGAAGCGATCGTCATCTTAGGTGGTGGTACTCGTCCGCGCATAGCGCCGAGACCTTGGTATGAAGTCAATGAAGCAGGCGATCGCATTTTGTACGGCTCATGGCTGTATAAACAGGGAAAAGCTCCCTTAATCATCGTCACTGGTGGTCGCGCGGAATGGCTGGGCGACGGTGGCAATCCTGAGTCTGAAGATATGGCGGCGATCGCCGAATTTTTGGGTGTACCCTCTAGGGCGATTATCCAAGAGTCACAATCTTTTAATACTCGTGATAATGCGGTCAATACTAAGCAAATCCTCGCTCAAAGAGGGATCAATAAAATATTGCTAGTAACATCGGCTCTACATATGCCGCGATCGATGGAAATTTTTCGGAAGATTGGTATTGAAAGCATTGCCGTCCCAACTGACTTTTTATCAGTGCAAAATGAAAATAGTAAGGGTTTGGCGGCAGTGTTAGATTTGCTACCTGCCGTAGATGCGCTCAGAAATACGACTAATGCCATCAAAGAATATATTGGGCTACTGGTTTATCAATTAGCAGGATGGGCTTAA